In Candidatus Cohnella colombiensis, one DNA window encodes the following:
- a CDS encoding YolD-like family protein: MSKKLENNGLWESSRMMLPEHKERIIALNHEPERRTKPVLDPQQWEEINDRLSEASQTGEVVQLRVWNPRGDRVISGSLVKIDVLGYRIFVDGQWVKLANILEVTISSS, translated from the coding sequence GTGAGTAAGAAGCTAGAAAATAACGGATTATGGGAGTCGAGTCGAATGATGCTGCCGGAGCACAAGGAGCGGATTATCGCATTGAATCATGAGCCAGAGCGCCGGACGAAGCCGGTGCTCGACCCTCAGCAATGGGAGGAAATTAACGATCGCCTTTCAGAGGCGAGCCAAACAGGCGAGGTCGTTCAATTGCGTGTATGGAATCCCCGCGGCGATCGAGTAATTAGCGGTAGTCTTGTGAAGATAGATGTGCTTGGCTATCGGATTTTTGTGGACGGGCAATGGGTGAAGCTGGCAAATATTTTGGAGGTCACGATCTCTTCGTCCTAA
- a CDS encoding cold-shock protein, with protein sequence MALGTVKWFNADKGFGFIEVEGGNDVFVHFSAITGEGFKTLDEGQRVEFNVVQGNRGPQAENVVKL encoded by the coding sequence ATGGCATTGGGAACAGTTAAATGGTTTAACGCGGACAAAGGCTTCGGTTTCATCGAGGTTGAAGGTGGTAACGACGTGTTCGTACACTTCAGCGCTATCACAGGTGAAGGCTTCAAAACTTTGGACGAAGGCCAACGCGTTGAGTTCAACGTAGTTCAAGGCAACCGCGGTCCACAAGCAGAAAACGTTGTGAAGCTGTAA
- a CDS encoding cysteine hydrolase, with protein sequence MSMKIPAHKTAIVLIEPQNDFLSPGGTMYAHIKEQLAERNVIANLKGLLDSARGKVKIFYVPFHPFDKGFPELKKGGPAYEGLRGIEIDMEADWGTGAWLRGTPGPEIIDELTPQDGDIIVEGKKTLDAFHSTGLDYYLRANEIEYVAFTGFHTNWCVESSARSAYDKGYRVMVVGDCTATDTQEEQDYVEKFIFPKIGKVLNAKQFLEALE encoded by the coding sequence ATGTCTATGAAAATTCCAGCGCATAAAACAGCGATCGTATTAATTGAGCCTCAGAATGATTTTCTTTCACCAGGAGGCACGATGTACGCGCATATTAAAGAGCAATTGGCAGAGAGAAACGTCATCGCCAATTTGAAAGGCTTGCTCGATTCAGCTCGTGGCAAAGTGAAGATCTTCTACGTCCCCTTCCACCCGTTTGATAAGGGTTTTCCGGAGCTAAAGAAGGGCGGTCCTGCTTACGAGGGGTTGAGGGGCATTGAGATTGATATGGAAGCGGACTGGGGAACAGGTGCATGGCTTAGAGGCACACCGGGTCCAGAAATTATTGACGAGTTGACCCCTCAGGACGGAGATATTATCGTAGAAGGTAAAAAGACGCTCGACGCGTTCCATTCCACGGGTCTTGACTATTATTTGCGAGCGAATGAGATTGAATACGTTGCATTTACGGGCTTCCATACGAACTGGTGCGTTGAATCCAGTGCGAGATCGGCATATGACAAAGGCTACAGAGTAATGGTTGTAGGGGATTGTACGGCAACAGATACTCAGGAAGAGCAAGATTATGTTGAGAAGTTCATCTTCCCGAAGATCGGCAAAGTGTTGAATGCCAAGCAGTTTTTGGAGGCGCTAGAATAG
- a CDS encoding MDR family MFS transporter — protein MEHLSHKRKVTIMIGIMVAMFFSAINQTIVSTPMIRIAADLNGLDHYTWIITIYMLTSTIATVLVGKLSDIYGRKPFILGGIVVFIIGAFLSGLSKDIFQLITYRGIQGVGAGVIMATVFTAVGDLFAPRERAKWTGIMMSVFGLSSVLGPALGGWLYDNMSWKWLFWIFLPLGIVAFIMIWILFPKVERRPSEKIDYWGSLFLTLSVVPLLLGFSLGGTKYDWDSVETIGLFAAAIVFLIIFVIVESKVASPMLPLSLFRNSIVTISNLVGFLMNAGMMGALIYLSFFVQGVEGVSATYSGYVTMPMMISMVIMSMIGGRWITKTGKYKRYALIGMPILVIGMVMMAYMNSITMAVFSMIVFGLGLGMGMPVFSLTVQNAVPPSELGVATASSQLFRNMGGTIGISVMGTIMATSMSNNLRAEFTGGNGPDFSTVDAGTAEQLGKLVDMQTLLNQPMVAALQEKLPPEATPIIEKIIDMLKSALTSSLTTVFLSGAALLMVAFILTAFLKEIPLRSSNKAKEPALEKTESVSV, from the coding sequence TTGGAACATCTTTCACACAAACGTAAAGTAACCATTATGATCGGGATTATGGTTGCGATGTTTTTCTCTGCTATAAATCAGACAATTGTTAGTACGCCGATGATACGCATCGCAGCAGATTTAAACGGGTTGGACCACTATACATGGATCATCACGATCTATATGCTTACCTCAACAATTGCAACGGTACTCGTTGGAAAACTGTCGGACATCTATGGTCGCAAGCCGTTCATACTGGGCGGGATCGTCGTGTTCATTATCGGGGCGTTCTTATCTGGGCTGTCCAAAGATATTTTTCAATTAATTACGTATCGCGGTATTCAAGGTGTAGGTGCAGGGGTTATTATGGCTACTGTGTTTACCGCAGTCGGGGACTTATTCGCACCGCGGGAAAGAGCAAAGTGGACCGGCATCATGATGTCAGTATTCGGACTATCCAGTGTGCTTGGACCTGCGCTTGGTGGGTGGCTCTACGACAATATGAGTTGGAAATGGTTATTTTGGATTTTCCTACCGCTCGGTATCGTAGCATTCATTATGATCTGGATCCTATTTCCGAAGGTGGAACGCAGACCGTCTGAAAAGATTGACTATTGGGGCTCACTATTCCTAACGTTATCGGTCGTACCACTCTTGCTCGGTTTTTCATTAGGTGGTACGAAATACGATTGGGATTCAGTAGAGACGATTGGCTTATTCGCTGCAGCTATCGTATTCCTTATCATATTCGTAATTGTAGAGAGCAAAGTGGCAAGCCCAATGCTGCCATTGTCGTTGTTCCGCAATTCAATCGTCACAATTTCCAATTTAGTTGGATTTCTGATGAATGCGGGAATGATGGGGGCACTCATCTACTTGTCGTTCTTCGTTCAAGGCGTTGAAGGTGTGTCAGCAACCTATTCGGGTTATGTAACGATGCCGATGATGATTAGTATGGTTATCATGAGCATGATTGGCGGCAGATGGATTACGAAGACGGGGAAATATAAGCGCTATGCACTCATTGGGATGCCGATCTTAGTCATTGGTATGGTGATGATGGCTTATATGAACAGCATAACGATGGCGGTCTTTAGCATGATCGTATTCGGCCTAGGACTCGGAATGGGGATGCCTGTATTTTCGCTTACAGTGCAAAATGCAGTTCCACCTTCCGAGCTAGGGGTAGCGACAGCGTCCTCACAGTTGTTCCGTAATATGGGGGGTACCATCGGGATCTCTGTCATGGGAACGATTATGGCTACGAGTATGAGCAATAACCTTCGCGCTGAATTCACTGGAGGCAATGGCCCAGACTTCTCCACTGTAGATGCGGGGACTGCGGAACAGCTAGGTAAGCTGGTTGATATGCAGACGTTGCTTAATCAGCCGATGGTAGCTGCGTTGCAAGAAAAGCTTCCTCCTGAGGCGACGCCAATTATTGAGAAGATTATTGATATGCTGAAGAGCGCGCTCACTTCATCGCTTACAACAGTGTTCCTCTCGGGTGCAGCACTGCTGATGGTAGCATTCATTTTGACGGCGTTCTTGAAGGAAATTCCATTGCGTAGTTCCAATAAGGCGAAGGAACCAGCGCTGGAAAAAACCGAATCTGTCTCCGTTTAA
- the infC gene encoding translation initiation factor IF-3 yields MILINEQIGASEVQLTGIHGEDLGVVSKVEALAMARKLKLDLVCTSIFSSPPLCKLMGRGTAKQAIAKKQKRDQGQPAKVKEMRLTVHIEDHDYETKLRQAEKLLTAGNAVQFVVRIQGKEGPQAKELLERLLKDLAECGKKETGIQLSGKQATIKVDPI; encoded by the coding sequence ATGATATTGATTAATGAACAGATCGGGGCTTCCGAAGTGCAACTAACGGGCATTCATGGCGAAGACCTAGGAGTAGTGTCCAAAGTAGAAGCTTTGGCAATGGCTCGCAAGCTCAAGCTTGATCTCGTCTGCACTTCGATTTTCAGCAGTCCACCCCTATGCAAGCTAATGGGGCGCGGAACGGCGAAGCAGGCTATAGCGAAGAAGCAGAAGAGAGATCAGGGACAGCCTGCAAAGGTGAAGGAAATGAGGCTTACAGTCCATATTGAAGATCATGACTACGAGACAAAGCTGCGTCAGGCAGAGAAGCTGCTGACCGCAGGGAATGCTGTGCAATTTGTCGTTCGCATTCAGGGCAAGGAAGGACCGCAAGCAAAGGAGCTGCTAGAACGGTTACTCAAGGATCTAGCAGAGTGTGGCAAGAAGGAGACGGGAATCCAATTAAGCGGTAAGCAAGCGACTATAAAAGTGGATCCGATCTAG
- a CDS encoding TetR family transcriptional regulator: MTELDKREQIIAAAYEVLSKKGYDRASTKEIANEAGVAQGLINYYFSSKDMLFAEVFRRETEKYCTSFHGLRHMQKQTLTTEVITELLEMPKRRALEDPDWLRLRYELFAIGLRNGSALPTLKEMLSQQRSSISDVIRNVGGFSDAESNIMAALLYSLIEGLGLQKMADPDFQYDEAYNMMAGMLSAFAEVLMNNKEK, translated from the coding sequence ATGACAGAATTAGATAAACGCGAGCAGATTATTGCGGCCGCTTACGAAGTATTGTCCAAGAAGGGCTACGATCGTGCTTCCACGAAAGAAATTGCCAACGAAGCGGGCGTTGCTCAAGGGTTGATCAATTATTATTTTTCCAGTAAGGATATGCTGTTTGCTGAAGTGTTCCGCCGTGAAACAGAGAAATACTGCACATCATTCCATGGTTTGCGCCATATGCAAAAGCAGACATTAACGACAGAGGTAATTACAGAGTTATTAGAAATGCCTAAGCGCAGAGCGCTTGAAGACCCTGATTGGCTTAGACTTCGTTACGAGCTATTCGCGATCGGACTGCGTAATGGGTCAGCATTGCCAACGTTAAAAGAGATGCTTTCACAACAGCGTTCAAGCATTAGCGACGTCATCCGCAATGTTGGTGGTTTTTCAGATGCGGAGTCGAATATTATGGCTGCACTGTTGTATTCATTGATCGAAGGCTTGGGCTTGCAAAAGATGGCGGACCCTGATTTCCAGTACGACGAAGCCTATAACATGATGGCAGGGATGCTCAGTGCATTCGCTGAGGTTTTGATGAACAATAAAGAGAAGTAG
- a CDS encoding guanylate kinase, translated as MANPKIIVFTGTSGSGRKTVARRVGAKLGWGHVLSCTTRPVRNPSQPDGDYNYMSEQQFAEADENGQFVQTVVIDKHKYGIRHEDLLAAMSNGQHVYVILNRDGADAFKRKYGDQVIRLFIYVDKQTVRERLETKGMAYEVVENYLEHYMDEVTYRRQCEHVVENVELGRTIEQISQLKLSN; from the coding sequence ATGGCTAATCCTAAAATTATTGTGTTCACAGGAACGAGTGGCTCAGGCCGCAAGACAGTTGCTCGTCGAGTAGGTGCGAAGCTAGGGTGGGGGCATGTCTTATCTTGCACAACACGTCCAGTTCGCAATCCTAGTCAGCCTGATGGAGACTACAACTATATGTCAGAGCAGCAGTTTGCTGAAGCGGATGAGAATGGCCAATTCGTGCAAACGGTAGTTATTGATAAGCACAAGTATGGGATCAGACACGAGGATCTGTTGGCAGCAATGAGCAATGGACAACATGTCTATGTTATCCTCAACCGAGACGGTGCCGATGCATTTAAACGGAAATATGGTGATCAGGTCATTCGCCTGTTCATCTATGTGGACAAGCAAACCGTTCGCGAGCGGTTGGAGACGAAAGGGATGGCCTACGAGGTCGTTGAAAATTATCTCGAGCACTACATGGATGAGGTAACTTACCGTCGACAATGTGAGCATGTGGTTGAAAATGTGGAGCTAGGACGTACGATTGAACAGATAAGTCAGCTTAAGCTATCCAATTAG
- a CDS encoding MMPL family transporter has protein sequence MHRLLNGWGKKLYRVRWLIVVLWIASMLFGGYAFGKLTPLLSGGGWDVPGSHSLSASKLMRTQFAGRSDSALTLVVKDSQYEAGSSEYNAKLQQMVDRMKTEEGVVDVFSILDASEGVRAGMIGKDPTVSIAFIDMDMPYDFLINHTPDYQQRVVEQAQSLGIEAYLVGTAAFWGESSVQSQEGLAKAEMIVFPLIIIILLIVFRSIVATITPLIVTIASVLVAMGIVYLVAQQIELSVFVTNSTMMLGLGVGIDYSLFIVSRFKQELAKNGNQVREALAVTLRTAGHTVLFSAITVVAALSALFIVPIAAIKAIALGGIIVVIVAGLASLSLLPAVLAILGTRINKGTIPFLKPRASAKVSGWKRWTKSIMSRPVLFLVIALVGLIALAMPAKEMELSSPDIRTLPSDSSVRQGFSHMETSFGVGATSPIFLVFHNENEDLTTPSALAQFGALEAKIMEHQSIVRVASVSSFFPGMDSKVVSALFAAGEGALPNDVQFMIDRYMSKDRHTSIIEVQLDQFGSSDVGRSVIAELRDEMLPQADLPTGTTFSIGGETMVGMDTSEAIKDSLLPSLGMMLILIFIILVITFRSLLLPLKAIILNLFSVAATTGVLVLVFAMGYGSEIFGVEANGHIAHFVPVLLLALLFGLSTDYEVFLVSRIKEEYDQNGDNEEAILEGMEKTGPLITGAAVLMVAVFTGFSFSGVPPIQMLGFGMAIAILIDSTVIRMLLVPVAMKLMGKYNWWFPGRKTVKTIEKQPSGKSEGTILQ, from the coding sequence ATGCATCGTTTACTGAATGGTTGGGGTAAAAAGCTGTACAGAGTAAGATGGTTGATCGTCGTGTTGTGGATCGCAAGTATGCTGTTTGGGGGCTATGCCTTCGGTAAGCTTACACCATTGTTAAGTGGCGGGGGCTGGGACGTGCCTGGTTCTCATTCATTATCAGCGAGCAAGCTGATGAGAACTCAATTCGCAGGCAGATCGGATAGCGCGTTAACACTTGTCGTCAAGGATTCGCAATATGAGGCAGGGTCATCAGAATACAATGCAAAGCTTCAACAAATGGTAGATCGAATGAAGACAGAGGAAGGCGTAGTGGATGTGTTCAGTATTTTGGATGCCTCTGAAGGTGTGCGTGCTGGGATGATTGGTAAAGATCCTACCGTAAGCATTGCCTTCATCGACATGGATATGCCTTACGACTTTCTTATCAACCATACACCTGACTATCAGCAACGTGTCGTGGAGCAGGCCCAAAGCTTGGGGATTGAAGCCTATCTCGTAGGGACGGCAGCCTTCTGGGGCGAGAGCAGTGTGCAAAGCCAGGAAGGATTAGCGAAGGCAGAAATGATCGTTTTCCCGCTCATTATTATTATATTACTTATCGTATTTCGTTCCATTGTTGCGACGATTACGCCACTTATTGTTACGATTGCTTCCGTGCTGGTAGCGATGGGGATCGTTTATCTTGTGGCACAGCAGATTGAACTGTCTGTATTCGTAACAAACTCCACAATGATGTTAGGACTCGGTGTAGGAATCGATTACTCCCTCTTTATCGTAAGTCGATTCAAGCAGGAGCTTGCGAAAAATGGCAACCAGGTGAGAGAGGCGCTAGCGGTCACGTTGCGTACAGCGGGTCATACCGTATTATTCTCAGCGATTACCGTAGTTGCAGCATTGAGCGCGCTCTTCATTGTACCGATTGCAGCGATCAAGGCGATTGCCCTTGGGGGTATAATTGTTGTAATTGTAGCAGGCTTGGCTAGCTTGTCATTGTTGCCCGCAGTATTGGCTATATTGGGCACACGGATTAATAAAGGGACGATTCCGTTCTTAAAGCCCCGTGCAAGCGCGAAGGTGAGCGGGTGGAAGAGATGGACGAAATCGATTATGAGTCGTCCTGTGTTATTTTTAGTCATCGCATTAGTCGGTTTAATTGCACTGGCGATGCCGGCTAAGGAAATGGAGCTCAGTTCACCGGATATTCGTACGCTACCAAGCGATTCTTCCGTTCGTCAAGGCTTCTCGCATATGGAAACTTCATTTGGAGTAGGGGCAACGAGCCCGATCTTCCTTGTCTTTCACAATGAGAACGAAGATTTGACGACACCAAGTGCGTTGGCTCAGTTTGGGGCTTTAGAGGCAAAAATTATGGAACACCAGTCGATTGTAAGAGTTGCATCAGTATCGAGCTTCTTCCCAGGTATGGACAGCAAAGTAGTGTCAGCGCTATTCGCAGCAGGAGAAGGGGCTTTACCAAATGACGTTCAGTTTATGATCGACCGATACATGAGTAAGGATCGACACACGAGTATTATCGAAGTGCAGCTGGATCAATTCGGATCTAGTGATGTAGGTAGATCGGTGATTGCAGAGCTAAGGGATGAGATGCTTCCGCAAGCGGACTTACCTACAGGGACAACGTTCAGTATTGGCGGAGAGACGATGGTCGGTATGGATACATCAGAAGCGATAAAGGACAGCTTGCTGCCATCGCTTGGCATGATGTTGATTTTGATCTTCATTATTTTAGTCATTACATTCCGGAGTTTGCTGCTACCCCTGAAGGCGATTATCCTTAACCTATTCTCTGTCGCGGCAACTACGGGCGTACTCGTACTCGTGTTTGCGATGGGGTACGGTTCGGAAATCTTTGGTGTGGAGGCGAACGGGCATATTGCCCACTTCGTTCCGGTGCTCTTGCTCGCACTATTGTTCGGCCTTAGTACTGACTATGAGGTATTCCTGGTGAGTCGTATTAAAGAAGAGTACGATCAGAACGGCGACAATGAAGAGGCAATTCTTGAAGGAATGGAGAAGACAGGTCCGCTTATAACAGGTGCTGCTGTGCTCATGGTGGCAGTATTCACCGGATTCTCCTTCTCAGGTGTACCGCCAATTCAGATGCTTGGCTTTGGCATGGCGATCGCTATTCTCATCGATTCGACGGTTATCCGGATGCTGCTCGTTCCAGTCGCGATGAAGCTAATGGGCAAGTACAATTGGTGGTTTCCAGGTCGCAAGACCGTTAAGACAATAGAGAAGCAGCCGAGCGGAAAGTCTGAGGGTACGATCCTGCAGTAA
- a CDS encoding DNA topoisomerase 3 gives MKTLIIAEKPDMGRNIAAVIEPKAQNKRSYLEGEHYIITWAIGHLIGLAEPDLYDDKYKKWRFTDLPIIPDTFKLLPNPRTVDQLQVIKELATRSNELVNACDAGREGQHIFSLIREHLHLHQPVKRLWISDLTAETIRKGFDQLRDNAEYDNLTRAARARSEADWLIGMNGSRAFTTKHNELLSVGRVQTPVLALIYDRQKQIEAFDSLKFYDITALFNQQETAYRGIWQGDRITDADKAEAIASKIKGKSGTIASYEVKDTREYPFKLYDLTLLQREANGKFSFSAKKTLDVAQALYEKHKVISYPRTNSNYVNEQNIPEMHRILDSLRSAPDYSDFVQNANKRLVNTNNKNVCNPAKVEDHHAIMPTMKKPQGLSPDERKLYDLIVKRFLTHFYPPAEYKVHTVMTEVAQEMFRTTVKQLLSLGWKVIYAADSSKATKESGKDSSKEEGANAQEEEEQETDAPFELNATLPVACTDVEVKAKETQPPKHYTEGTLLKAMESAGKQIEDEELRDAMKDSGLGTPATRAATIERLKQVGYVDMQGKRIMISQKGRTAIELIRGAGVQLLTSPEMTGQWERRLTEISRGQASADTFMSNVKRFTCLIIEKVNHQRPAQKNAFAKAEPPAKEARSSKKYSANTAIESRAKSTAKKTAKTATDNSDSTSPTVIGSCPRPGCGGHIFMGRKGYGCSNYRSGCGFVIWKDSLNRSLTDAMVKGLIEKGKTSKLKFKSDNGEGYEARIVLHDRTTGELALDKE, from the coding sequence TTGAAGACGTTGATCATTGCGGAAAAGCCGGACATGGGCCGGAATATTGCCGCCGTCATTGAGCCGAAGGCGCAAAACAAGCGCTCCTATTTAGAGGGTGAACACTATATTATCACCTGGGCGATCGGTCACCTGATTGGATTGGCGGAGCCAGACCTCTACGACGACAAATATAAAAAATGGAGATTCACCGACCTGCCCATTATTCCGGACACCTTCAAGCTCCTACCCAACCCGCGCACTGTCGATCAGCTTCAAGTGATTAAGGAGCTTGCGACCCGCAGTAATGAGCTTGTTAATGCGTGTGATGCTGGGCGAGAAGGGCAACACATTTTTTCTTTGATTCGTGAGCACCTCCACTTACATCAACCCGTAAAACGATTGTGGATTTCGGATTTAACAGCGGAAACGATTCGTAAAGGGTTTGACCAATTAAGGGATAACGCGGAGTATGACAATTTGACGCGTGCGGCGCGAGCGCGAAGCGAAGCCGATTGGCTCATTGGAATGAATGGTTCCCGAGCATTTACGACAAAGCACAATGAATTGTTGTCTGTTGGCAGAGTTCAAACCCCAGTACTTGCACTTATCTATGATCGTCAGAAGCAAATCGAAGCGTTCGATTCGTTGAAATTTTATGATATTACAGCGCTGTTCAACCAGCAGGAGACGGCGTATCGGGGTATTTGGCAAGGCGATCGGATCACTGATGCTGACAAAGCCGAAGCGATTGCGTCGAAGATAAAGGGGAAGTCAGGCACGATTGCGAGCTATGAGGTGAAGGATACGCGTGAATATCCATTCAAGCTCTATGATCTAACGCTACTGCAGCGTGAGGCGAATGGGAAGTTCAGCTTCTCTGCGAAAAAGACACTGGATGTAGCGCAGGCGTTATATGAGAAGCATAAAGTGATTTCCTATCCGCGGACGAACTCGAACTATGTGAATGAGCAGAACATTCCTGAAATGCACCGAATCTTGGACTCGCTTCGTAGTGCACCGGATTACAGCGACTTCGTTCAAAATGCGAATAAACGACTCGTGAACACGAATAACAAAAATGTGTGCAACCCGGCTAAAGTTGAAGATCACCACGCCATTATGCCAACGATGAAGAAGCCGCAAGGGCTTAGTCCAGATGAGCGTAAGCTTTATGATTTAATTGTGAAGCGGTTTTTAACCCATTTTTACCCGCCGGCTGAATACAAGGTACATACCGTAATGACTGAAGTAGCGCAGGAAATGTTTCGAACGACAGTCAAGCAACTGCTGTCGCTAGGCTGGAAAGTGATCTATGCCGCTGATTCGAGTAAAGCAACAAAGGAATCGGGTAAAGATTCAAGCAAGGAAGAGGGTGCGAATGCTCAAGAAGAAGAGGAGCAGGAAACGGATGCTCCGTTCGAGCTGAATGCTACGCTTCCGGTAGCTTGTACCGATGTGGAAGTGAAGGCGAAAGAGACGCAGCCACCAAAGCATTATACCGAGGGTACATTGCTGAAGGCGATGGAGAGTGCGGGCAAGCAAATTGAGGATGAAGAGCTTCGTGATGCGATGAAGGATTCGGGGCTCGGAACACCAGCGACACGCGCTGCTACGATTGAGCGTTTGAAGCAGGTCGGCTATGTGGATATGCAGGGCAAAAGAATTATGATTTCGCAAAAAGGGCGCACGGCGATTGAGCTCATTCGCGGAGCAGGGGTGCAATTGCTTACTTCGCCGGAGATGACGGGACAGTGGGAGCGGAGATTGACGGAGATTTCGCGTGGACAAGCTTCTGCGGACACGTTCATGAGCAATGTGAAGAGATTCACTTGTTTGATTATCGAAAAAGTGAATCATCAACGTCCAGCGCAGAAAAATGCTTTTGCGAAGGCGGAGCCACCAGCTAAGGAAGCGAGATCCAGCAAAAAGTATAGTGCAAATACTGCTATCGAAAGCCGTGCTAAGAGTACGGCAAAGAAGACCGCCAAAACTGCAACAGATAACTCTGATAGCACATCGCCAACTGTCATCGGAAGCTGTCCAAGACCGGGCTGTGGAGGCCATATTTTCATGGGACGCAAGGGCTATGGCTGTAGCAATTACCGTTCAGGCTGCGGTTTTGTCATATGGAAAGATAGCTTGAATCGTAGCCTCACGGATGCGATGGTCAAAGGCTTGATCGAGAAAGGCAAGACGAGCAAGCTCAAGTTTAAGTCAGATAACGGTGAAGGGTACGAAGCTCGCATCGTGCTACACGATCGTACGACGGGCGAACTTGCACTGGACAAGGAATGA
- a CDS encoding DNA polymerase IV, translated as MVQNKRRVIMLADCQSFYASVEKAAHPEYANKPLVVAGDPERRSGIILAACPLAKAYGVTTAETIREALLKCPELVIIKPRMQQYIDVSMQITDIYRAYSDLVEPYSIDEQFIDVTGSRQLFGSPLEIAQAIQDQVRSDTGIYTRVGISYSKVTAKMACDLWAKKNESGIFVLQEDDLETALWTQPINKLFMVGSRMTAHFTAMGFATIGDLARTPLVELKRLMKQKFKKNCDIDAELYWRLANGKDDSPVSPYTHTVPPKSVGHQMTLPRDYRQLDEIRVILLELAELVCRRCRGLHVMGQVVSVGCQGADFDHPTGFYRQMKMAEPTNVTNQVYHEAVELFERHWEGLPVRKLALSLSQLSDDAVYQVSLFDERERYRVLERATDALKEKYGSAAIVRAVSMTQSGQALDRAGKIGGHYK; from the coding sequence ATGGTACAAAACAAGCGGAGAGTCATTATGCTGGCGGATTGCCAAAGCTTCTATGCTTCGGTGGAAAAAGCTGCCCATCCCGAGTATGCGAATAAGCCGCTCGTTGTCGCCGGAGATCCGGAGCGACGGAGCGGAATTATATTGGCGGCGTGTCCGCTGGCTAAAGCGTATGGCGTGACAACGGCAGAAACCATTCGTGAGGCGCTGCTCAAATGCCCTGAGCTTGTAATCATCAAGCCGCGCATGCAACAGTACATCGATGTGTCGATGCAGATTACAGACATTTATCGGGCATACAGCGACCTTGTCGAGCCATACTCGATCGATGAGCAGTTCATTGATGTGACTGGTAGTCGGCAGCTGTTCGGCTCGCCGTTAGAAATTGCACAGGCGATTCAGGATCAGGTGCGCAGCGATACAGGGATCTATACGCGGGTAGGGATTAGCTATTCTAAGGTGACGGCGAAGATGGCTTGCGACTTATGGGCAAAGAAGAACGAGAGCGGCATCTTCGTGCTGCAAGAAGATGATCTGGAGACGGCGTTATGGACGCAACCGATCAACAAGCTCTTTATGGTAGGGAGTCGTATGACCGCGCATTTTACTGCAATGGGGTTTGCGACGATTGGCGATTTGGCGCGAACACCGCTTGTAGAGCTCAAGCGGCTTATGAAACAAAAATTTAAAAAAAATTGCGATATTGACGCTGAATTGTACTGGCGACTGGCAAATGGCAAGGATGACAGTCCTGTTAGCCCTTATACACACACCGTACCTCCGAAGAGCGTCGGCCATCAGATGACGCTGCCGCGCGACTATCGACAACTGGACGAGATTCGGGTCATTTTGCTCGAGCTGGCGGAGCTCGTTTGTCGGCGGTGCCGCGGGCTGCATGTAATGGGTCAAGTTGTATCGGTCGGTTGCCAGGGTGCTGATTTCGATCATCCGACGGGGTTCTATCGGCAGATGAAGATGGCAGAGCCTACGAATGTGACGAATCAGGTGTATCATGAGGCGGTTGAGCTGTTTGAGCGACATTGGGAAGGGTTGCCTGTACGTAAGCTGGCGCTTAGCTTAAGTCAGCTTTCAGATGATGCCGTTTATCAGGTGTCGTTATTCGATGAGCGTGAACGGTATAGAGTACTAGAGCGTGCAACGGATGCGCTGAAGGAGAAGTATGGCAGTGCGGCAATTGTGAGAGCGGTCTCGATGACGCAGTCGGGGCAGGCACTCGATCGTGCAGGCAAGATTGGAGGTCATTACAAGTGA
- a CDS encoding MarR family transcriptional regulator, translating to MDSNPRFELTVLFKDVIHHIKQKWGKALGDDLSITQTRLIYVLQHDGPQKTVELAHRLRVTPGAITGMADKLTKLGFVERVRGDDDRRVVMLHVTKKGAERIEFLKATQMEVIETVLGDLSEEDMRHLKRIFTHILMSDSKKE from the coding sequence ATGGACAGCAATCCAAGATTTGAGCTGACAGTTCTTTTCAAGGATGTAATCCATCATATTAAACAGAAGTGGGGCAAGGCTCTGGGTGATGATTTGTCAATTACGCAGACAAGGCTAATTTATGTATTACAGCATGATGGTCCGCAAAAAACCGTCGAGCTCGCCCACCGCTTGAGGGTTACGCCCGGCGCGATTACGGGCATGGCCGATAAGTTGACGAAGCTAGGCTTTGTTGAAAGGGTTCGGGGCGATGATGACCGTAGAGTCGTTATGCTCCATGTTACAAAGAAAGGTGCAGAACGGATTGAATTTTTAAAGGCAACACAGATGGAAGTTATCGAAACAGTGCTAGGTGACCTATCTGAAGAAGACATGCGCCATCTCAAGCGTATTTTTACACATATACTTATGAGTGATTCAAAGAAGGAGTAA